Genomic DNA from Brienomyrus brachyistius isolate T26 chromosome 22, BBRACH_0.4, whole genome shotgun sequence:
TAAAAtgcataagtaaaaaaaaaaaatatcaaaattCAGTCAAGCCTCTACAGGACCGGGAGCAGGCATAGGCACACCTGGGGGTAGAGACCCCTCCACCATCGTCGCTatcctgagggacaccctgtgAAGGGCAGAGGCAGGATGAGCGACACCGTGTGAGTATAGAGGACAGGATAAGGGACATCCTGTGAGGATAGGGGATAGACTGAGGGACACTCTATGAGGATGGGGGAcaggatgatggacactatgcaGGGATGGGGACAGGATGTAGGACACTCTATGAGGATGGGGGACAGGATGAGGGACACTGTGGGGATGAGGGACAGGATGATGGACATACTGTGAGGATGGGAACATAATTAGGGATATCTTGTGATGATAGGGGACAGGAAGGACACCATGTGAGGATGGGGACAATGTCTGCTACGTTTACTATCATCATACTTGTCATaatcaaaaataaattttttgCAGTAATTTTATCAGATAAATTCCACCAGAGCAGGTGAATCTTATATGGGGCTCAGGACCATGCGGGCATGGCACACGACGCGTGGTGGTAACAGTGCCAGAATAAACATCGCCCCCTGAGGTGTGCAACACATGTACACACTCCAGAAAGCGGATGTTCCGGAAcgaaaggacacacacacacagacacacacacgcatactgcTGGATCACATGCTCTTAGaccgagggggaaaaaaacaacaacaaacagcaCAGCTAGAGACCATCGATGACATCACACCACTGGAGGCAGCCAGGACTCCGCCTACAGAGCAGCTGAGGAGACGATAAGGGACTGGGCACAGGAACTGACCAGTCACAGGGACCATGCAGCCAATAGGAGCAAAGCTCTGGCTGCCTGGAGATCTGCCTCTCTGCATCTTCGAATGGcatctctttctccctctgtagGGATTTAAATGTTTCCCAGAAGATGAAAGCCTTAAAGTGGTAATGAGATAaaggaaatgtgtttttcctggaaaacgaaaacaaaaacaaaaagaaggTTTACCATCAAAGGCAAACTGGAGAGAAGCTCTTAAACCAGACGCTGACATATTGTTTTTGCTCAACACAGATGAGCCAGGGGTAGCAGCAGAGctcgtgacctctgaccttcatGGTCTGCTAGACGCTGCTCTACAGGTGCTTCTATGAGGCAACCAGCCTCAACAACCTTAgcccacacatgcatgcacacacacacacacacacacacgattgtaattatatctttgtggggactccattcacttctatggggaaGCCTCTGAACCCTACATGATGACTTTAAGCTCCACCCAGTCctcaccttaaccataagtaaccaaatgaaACACAAGGCTTTTGACATTCTGTGCTTCTTTATCGCATTCACAGCTTTttatcaaaaaaaataaaaaaacgctctctacaaaataacaggctttttATCTCATTCtgtggacatttggtccccaaaatgtaatatGTACATGGCCatagtgtacacacacacacacacacacacacacacacacacacacacacacacacacacacacacacacacaaagagggaGATCACCTGAGACAGGAATGATAGCAGTACCCAATTTAAAATAAGCACAAAAGTACATTCACTTCCCTGCATGGGTCACCGGCTCAGAAATGAATCCGACTCTGAAGCCTCTTGATATTGAACAGATGACGTCTAAACAACATTAAAACGTCAAAGCTGAATGAGTCTGCGAAGCCCACCCTCCCGTCTGTGTCCTGTAATTAACGAAATACATCTGTTTTCCTACttttatttaaacataattttatttttgtgttttccaTCATAACCTAAATTACTTTAAAATGCTTACTGACTGATTTGTGAGTTAGGGTTCATTAGTTTAAAATGATGAaagatttataaatatatatacacacacacacacacaccacatatgTAACACTCAGAGAAACTCGAAAGGCCCAGCACCGCAGATGTGCTCATCCTGCTTTCAGCGGCTTCCTCCCAGTTGCCTGACAGATTTTCAGGTTGAAAGTAACAAGTGGTGACTTCTGTGAATTGTAGTTACACTAGGGACCAGGGGACTGCGGCTCATTTTGACAGGTATGATTCAGCTGGGTATTTCACAGAACCAATTAAGCAGGAGTGAGCCGCTCCAAGGTCTAACATTAGAGCCCCACCCTGGGATTTCACAGTTACGAGTCCAGCTCCCTGCTGATGAGGTACGTCTGATTCTCTACTGCAGCCACCGAGCCCAGTAACACAAACTACCATAAGTCATTAGGTATGTGAATTTGTCAATTCTGCGCACGTTTTCATTATTAAAGATACGACACTGGTCCAATCTGAACTGAGTTTTTTCACCCATTGCTTTCATAAGAAAAATGCCACCTTGAACAAGGTAGACCTACCTGACATTCAAATAATATGTAAATTATTAGGTAAATGACCAGTCGCTTTCAGATTAATAAATTAGCTAAGCagataaatataataaaattattttactGACCGTATTTACACCGCTTGTACAAACaatgattttattatttaaatgtcCTCATTAGATGCCATTGGACTGCCGCTACGTCGTTACCGGAAGCAAACTGGCTCGTCTTGTGTGGGAAAATTAGTTCCTCTAAATTTGGTGACACCCTGTGGTCATATACAAGTACTACAGCTACAGAAAACATACTTCTGCTTTTAATAAATGCAGTACGGCTGTTGACTACAAAGTGACAATACATATTTTGCAGTTTTCCCTAAACGagagatttaaaaatataaagatCATCTAGTGGCAAATAAAAATTCCGCACGTTATTAATATAACACTGGAACGCagataaaaatgcagaaaatcCCGGGGCACTTAATTGGAGGTGGCGCGAGTATAATATTCTGTCTCATTCAAAGGCTCCGTTCCTTTGCGCAGCAGGCGCAGGTTTGAATTCAAACAGAAGAGGGCGCCATTAGGCTGCGTTTGTCGTAGCGGGAACTCCTCAGTTGAATGCCGTACAGGTGAGAAGGCTTTTCTAATTTCGCATGCAGATTGATAGTGCAATTCAGAGACAGTTCTCGTTCATCTAGCCAACTCTTCAAAAGCTTGCTTTGATctttaaatacatttattccAGCCTGGGTTTCTGGGCAGAATATATTGTGACTGTACGAATCCTACATGAGACCGCAGATATAGAAATTATTAAGGTCGGGTTGAAAGACGTCCGGCCGCCATTGTGGCATCTGAGCTGCTCTTAGGCGGCAGTGGAGACGCTGCATTAGCTGCTCCTGGACCAGAGTGTTGAAGCACTTAAGGGCGTCCTGGGCGCTGGACCAGGATTAAGTGAAGTAAGATATCTGCTGTCAGGGTGCATCGGATGGGCCTTCTGGCAGACAGGGTTTTGACCGTGGGGGGCTGTGGGAGCGGGTGTAATgagcaaccaccccccccccccccccccaatgcatgcacgcacacacacacacacacacttaaattCAAACTCGCTTTTATCTTGTGCCCCCTGACTGCACACACATCATTCAGAGTATCCATTAACACTCCCCCCTCCCAGAATACTTTTTACTGggctgagaccccccccccttcccgacCGCAGGGGCACCATTACATCCCAAAGTGGTCAGAGACCTGACCTATACATTGTCACAGAATGCCAAACTGCCGGCTTCCTTGTCTGCGCAGGGCTTTGCAACGAACTGCAAGGCAAACACCAGTCCCtgagaatgtaaaataaaatacattttcacaGACAGAGAAAAAGCAGGGCGCTGCTGTAGGACAGAACCGTCCCCCAACGGACAGGTACTGTTCACGGCGCACAAAGTGGCTCTAGGCAGGATTTGAAATTCACATTGCAGGCGTGCTCGCCAAGACCTCTGTATATAGATAAAACACCAATCAAATATAATCTTTAATTTAATGGCAGTGTAATCTCTAAATTGTAATAGGAGTCGCTTCCCAATTACACGTATACTTTGTGTTCTTGACTAGGAAGCTGGCCATTACCTGGCCCCTTATATTACATATCATTAATAGCTACATTTAAATGTTCCAGGCGAATTCTTCTAGTATTCCATCCGTCTTCTGCTAAAACAGGTGTCATAAATGTTTATATGATACTCTTTCCCTCTCGTCACACAATTTAGGTTAACCTGGTCAGACAGTTATAAAAgtgaagtcttttttttttttaaattaggccTAAAAGACCGAAGCAAGTGTCTATAACCGGATTATATCATCTATAGATATACACAAACCACATACCACATAGGTCGTGTTTTGCACAATTGCCTGCGCAGCCTTGCATgtcaaataaaggattgtcCTTTTCTAAAGAGCACCGTTATGAAGTCAAACATTAAGCGTCCAGATTTGGGAAAGTGTCGATCGACGCACTAAATCATTTATAACAATCCGGATGGAAAAGCGGACAGGGCTTTAGAGGAACAGCGCCATTCCCCTCCCCCGCCACCCAAAATGCCGCTCTGACGCTGCGATCATTCCCGAAAGAGAAAGGATCCGAGTTTAAAACGAGTATCCCTCCCGGCttgcctgcacacacacacactcacacacacacacgcacaccatcCACATCGCCGCGCATCCAGTCCCCACGCCGTCTTGTACCGCTCACACCATCAAGCGCTTCGCTCCGTAGCCCGAACCGGACCGAACTTCCCGACTCTCGCCCAGGGGCTGAATCTCGATCCCCGCCTCATTTCAACGGCGACTTAAAGCACCTTTAGGGTAACGCAACACATCTGAACGTCGTATGATTTTTAGAAAGTCACAATAAAAGGAAACGGCAAGTGCATTGAAACCGGTGGGGACAGCAAGGATTGTGTATTGCACCAGATCGTCAGGGAGGTAAGTTCCGTGAACATCTCCCTTTAAAAGCCATAGGGGAGGGGGAATTAATCTGACTGTTGCGTTTTAATTTCCACcgatttaatatttttaattcaAGGGGAGGGAGAACACTGTCAAGGGGGTCGCAGGATGCATGATGTGGCTTTACGAGTTTGTATGAAACAGTCGCTGCGCCTGCATTGAGACTCATTACATAAACTTCggctctttgggggggggggggggagcgtttCGCCTTCCGGACCCCACTTCCTAAGCTCATTTCTACACGCTTGGTTGTCAAGAGGCTAAGTTAATTACCTTTACGACCCCCCATCATGCATTGTGCATTTTCGTGCGCTGCTGCTCCCAAGCAGAATATTTTAACAGATGCTGGGACTGTCAAGCCGGCAGTGTTTTTAGTTCATGTGTTATCGCGGGGATACATATAAATATTCATACCAAAAGACATTCTATTTGCAGAAGGATTTTCTACTGGCAGCATGAGGCATTAATATTGTAGCCTACATTCACATTCACCTTCATCTCGTAAAGTTAAGCATTTTCTATTTGGTTTCAGTATTTTGATTTTTAGGAGCGGTTACCGATCACCACTGTACAGGACCTGTAATGGGTTTAATTGAGGTGCGAACACAACTTTTCCCCACATCGGGACGCAGGAAGGAAGACTAGTCTTGTGACCGCTGACCCGGTTTAACCTGCCCATTTTGACGGACTATATTAATGAAGCTAGGCTAGGAGAAAATATGTAGGTAACTTAACCAAAGAGCCTACGACGAAAACACACATAGCATGACCTCGGAGACCTTGAAGAAGAGGAAACTCAATGGCGGTAAATAGTTACAAAAGACTTTAGTGAATGGATATTTAATTGTTATGAAAATGAACCGTATCATGCGCAaatgcacatttaaaaatacagtgaaattaaataatgacagaaatTGTCATGGGCTGTAGGCTATTTTAAAGAGCATTACTGTTGTACCGTGTCCCACCAGACGTTTCGAAAATCACCCTCCAACATTTGCATGGCTTGATAAGACCGGAGTTTAATCCCCCTTAGATGAACTTGAATAAATTAAATCGACCATTCGTTTTTTTGCGGAGttacaaaaaaaagtttttaactTGGGGAACTTTAGGCGAACTACGGTTCTGCGATGTCAGAGGTCGGAATTTCTGCCCGGTTTACGGTAGAGCTGCATTTAGCCGGGCAGTTCAGGAGGCAGGTGAGTTGGCGGTTGCTCGAAGCTGCCGGGCCGCTTTTCACTTATCAGCCTGTTTATTTTGCTCTTGAGTTTTCCCATCAGCAGCTCAGTCGGCTGAAATCCCAGCAAatgcaccccccacccacccccacggGGAGTTCACATAGAGTAATACGACTAAAAGGTCTGTGGACCCCCTCCCCTCATCACAGGGGCTAACGGCAAAACAGCTTGACCTCAGTATGACCGCATGTGGTGCTGGGTGTCGACAGTACTTTCTTCTCCACCGTTGGCTCCAGCCCCTCCTCAGACAGCCATCCCGTCTAGTCCGCAGTCATGGACGACATGGACCTGCCCCAGATGAAGAAAGAGGTGGAGAGTCTGAAGTATCAGCTGGCCTTCAAGAGGGAGAAGTCCTCCAAGacagccactgagtaagtgGTCTTCAAGCACCAGAAGCATCACCACCTCACATGACCATGACATGACATCATCATGACATCACGATCAGCATTGCAGTTCACCTTCCTCTTCCAAGCTCAGGCTGATTTGATCAGGTTGTGTAATGATCTCCAGATGTGCGTGACCTCGACGGCTGCCCCTGGTTCCTGGAGCAGTCGTCTGCAGGAGAACCTTAACTCCTCCCACTTTGGAGAGATGTGAGAGCAGCGGCCAAAGTCAGATCGCCACAGAGAGGCTGGCTTTGCAGTTCCTTAGAGAGAACCACGGAGGAACAACGCAGAAATTTACATTAGAGGAGACGGATAGAGAAGATGCAAGGTTCAGTGGCTCAGGACCTGTAAAGATGGGAGGCTCATAACTGCCAGGAGGGAGATGTGAGAGGCTTTAAAGAGCAGAGTCACCAAAGCTGCTTCAGAAACATgtgcaaagtggggggggggatcttagGGTAGGCAGGTCAGCAGGAGGCGTGCGtgcaacaccccccaccccatggtACAGGTACATAACAGTAAATAAGGTGTCATTAACCTACATCCACCAAGTCCAGGTCGATCACAAGTGAAGCATCCAGGCAGGAGGTGGCAGTGATGTGACGGTACTTTCCTTTCAACccaccgccccccacccccacataccTGTGCAGCCTGGTGAAATGGATTGAGAATGGGGTGTCGGAGGATCCCTTCCTGAACCCCGAGCTGATGAAGAACAACCCCTGGGTGGAGAAAGGAAAGTGCACCATCCTCTAACGGAGCTCAGCAAGCTGCTGCAGCCTCGCCCCCTCAAACCCAACCCGACCCGAGCAAGTACTGGCTGAGACGCACAGTGCCCCCCTACCCCCAGGAAATATAGGTCATAGAATTGGGGGAGAGGGGGTTATAACCATGAAATACAAAAACATATAtcaatgaaatatatttaaaaagccTTTAGTTATAACCATGAAATATATTCTTCACTATAAAAAATTGCAAACGGCACTTATTATACTTTTAGATGTGCATAAACGCGGCCCGTAGGTCTGTAATCGCGCTGCTGTGGTCGTATCATTGCTGCTGCTTGAGCGTTAAAGAGGCAAAAACACTGGAGCAAAACGACAAAACAAAATCGGCGGAACAGCGGCGCCAACATCCGGCGCACGGTCCGCCGTCCAACGTGACGCCCTTTTAAGGCCGGCGTGCACGTGCTCACATCCCCCAGACGCTCACATCCTCCAGACGCTCACATCCCAGAGCGCTTGTATATATACATGCTATTTATTCTGATTATATAATACATGGGTGCTGTCTGCTTTGGACGCTACAGCCCAGCCCTGACACAGGAGATAAGGCAGCCTTTAACACCTCATTCTTAAATGCTGCCTTTTTCTCGAAGATCGTGTGCCTGTTAACAGTGGTTAGCGGGCGACCAGCTAGGGCTAGACATATGCAGAACCCACAATGGGAGCCTCACCCTCAGGTTAtggccatgcccccccccccccccccccaggaggctcAGGACAGCTAGCAGGAATGTGGACTTTGAGTTATGATACATTTAGCTACAAATTGCAGAGAGCTGTTGTCTTATTTCGGAGTGGGCTTAGAAATTGTATGCATTACAGTCAAGCATTGATTCAATGACAaagcaataaataaattaccctttttattgaatgttttgcaaaaaaaaaaaaagtttgtcaTATTGAATAAAAGTAGAGGATTTTTAAGACAATCTAATGCCTGTTGTTTGAGTGAGAGATCATGCGTACTGAAGACAAACACAGAACATCATAACAAGAACgaccccctccctcccaccaCAGCGAATCCCGTGTACAGGGTTAATATGGACAGCATGGATTACGGGGCAGTGACAGTCACACCCCAGTCCTGCAGGTTCGAGAGAAAATGTGCACATTAACATCTGACTGATGGACAGAATGGGAGCGGAGGGAACTGAGAACACTTGCAGTCTGGTTAATTATGCCAGAGAAATTAAGGGCAGGGTGGCCAGAGGCGGGGGACTGGGAGAGGGGGGGTCAGCCTCACAGCAGGTCTTTGATGTAGACATTGCGCCGTACGGCGTTGGACACACCCTCGTTGAAGCGGAACCAGACGTCACTGTTCCCCACGGCCTTCCCCATCAGCAGCTCCACCGTTGTCTTCTCTCCCCTCGCTGCATGGCGAGAGGGACACACActccattcagctgcactacAAAAGCCAATTccagtatcccccccccccacagcaggcCAATCACAAAGGATTAACCTGGGTGTAGGTTTTAAAGCCTCATTTCTCAAATCATTAGCAAAACCAGCCGGTAGTGAAATGGTTAACGAGCCAAAAGGGCACTTCTGGTCCCAAGAAAACACGTGTGGTTACATGCATTTTAAGCCACAAATTCGACCCAGTGCTCATACTTCCGTCTGCATAAACAGGCCGGACAGCAGAGCCTGCAGGCTGCATGCGCCTGAAAGTGTCCCCTGAATAATACATGACAACGAGTGTGTTGGCTTCTTACAGTAATCAGCACTTAAAcaatctgccatctgccaggtGTGCGGGAGGGCAGGCTGTGCAGCCACAGGCACGCAGGGGCTCCGCCACCCTCGAGATTAGCAGGGCTAATCCCAGAGAACGAGCCATGCAGCACGGAACGGAGCAATCCGCCCAAACGCGCCCCCACTCCCCCACAGAACAGAAGCTAGAGATGTACGGATCAATCAATTAGCTGTCAATTGGTATCAGCTGATTTTCATAAAAATTGAGTGATCTGCAATCGCCGGTATTCCTTTTGTTGCATTGATACTGCACTCTGATGAAGGcgagcttaaaaaaaaaaaatcgtctAACAAACAAGTTTCAACTTTTGCAGTTTtgttgaaaaaaaatctgtgttgATTAGTCCATCTCTAACAGACACGTCCAGAACCCACTCTGAAGAGCGGCTCTCGGTTCAATGATGCGATGACCTCACGGGTCAAATGCGGCCATGCCGTAGAGCGAAGGCTCGCAAGTCGGTACAAGGCTGCCGGCGCTTCAGGTTACGAGGTGTGCGGGTTCCAGTCTTACGAGGTGTGCGGGTTCCAGTCTTACGAGGTGTGCGGGTTCCAGTCTTACGAGGTGTGCGGGTTCCAGTCTTACGCGGTGTGCGGGTTCCAGTCTTACGCGGTGTGCGGGTTCCAGTCTTACGCGGTGTGCGGGTTCCAGTCTTACGCGGTGTGCGGGTTCCAGTCTTACGCGGTGTGCGGGTTCCAGTCTTACGCGGTGTGCGGGTTCCAGTCTTACGAGGTGTGCGGGTTCCAGTCTTACGAGGTGTGCGGGTTCCAGTCTTACGAGGTGTGCGGGTTCCAGTCTTACGCGGTGTGCGGGTTCCAGTCTTACGCGGTGTGCGGGTTCCAGTCTTACGCGGTGTGCGGGTTCCAGTCTTACGCGGTGTGCGGGTTCCAGTCTTACGCGGTGTGCGGGTTCCAGTCTTACGAGGTGTGCGGGTTCCAGTCTTACGAGGTGTGCGGGTTCCAGTCTTACGAGGTGTGCGGGTTCCAGTCTTACGCGGTGTGCGGGTTCCAGTCTTACGCGGTGTGCGGGTTCCAGTCTTACGCGGTGTGCGGGTTCCAGTCTTACCTGAGGCTGCAGTGGGCTCTGGCTTCACCCTCGGCACGATGGCGCGGCCAAAGAAGTCGACCTCGGGCTGAAGAGAGAAGATCGGGGAGTGAGCACGCCTCGCTGGGGTCGGGGGGGGCTAGCGGCTTTACCACCTCTTTACTGTGTTTTGTTTCCGTTAATTACATCTGTGTGTTTTAGTCATaaattaattaacaattaataccAAACAGGCAGAAGGTATGAGTCTGCTGGTGACGGCGGCTGGCAGATCTAAGCCTCGCCTCTGCAGCTtaaaccagccccccccccccccattaagccAATTTCCCAGCAGCGCTTGGATTAGATTCAGAAATCCAGTAGCGCTGCATTACTGCAACCCAAACCCCCGGCCCACTGTAGGTAGCATCTCCAGCTGCCCTCCGCACACCCCGATTATCTCAGCGGTCCCtaggggggctgtgggggggttatgCTTCGTTAGATTAGACCCCTGGACCTTGGCCAGGAGGGACATTAAAATGgtcagttcccccccccccacagactcGCTGTCTCTTGCTCTGCTTCTCTGACACACGCTCCACCCTCCAGGCTGCCCTCTCTGGTCATACTCcgtctgggggcaggggggtgggctTTATCGGCACCCATCCTCAATGGGAGGGCTGCCCTACTTCTGACTATTTCACACCACCAGCaaaaggaggggggggcttCATACGAGGAGTTCTTCATACACCTAACACCGCTGCTAGACCTGCGGGGGGTACCACAGCCCTAATCAGCCTCGCCGAGTCCACTCGTCCTAAACCCTGCTGATGAGGATAAGTAAGGGCAGGCAGAGATGGAGGCCGAGGACTGGAAGAgaaggagggaaggagagaatgacagagagccagacAATTATACAGATTCTTTCaaatactccatccatccatccatcctccctcCCTACCTGCTTAACTAGTACAGGGAGGTGGGGGCTGGAGCCTCTCTCAAGAAGCACGTGGCACACAGGCACAGGGGGTGTGAGGgcttgggattcgaacccccaaccatgggctgacagacacagagacacagacacacacacacacacacacacacacacacacagacacacggaaCCAACCAGAGCACTAGGCTCCCGCTGTTTACCAAGCAGCGTTGGAATTTACCCGACATTCACAAAACAAATTCCAGGCCGATATGGATCTTGGCAAATAAAGAGTAGCGGTGAGTCCCTGTAAACGGATCGAAAGCCGGGGACCAGTCCAGCGCTCCAATCCAGACCGGGCGCTCCTAACCAGCAGAGGGCGTAACCCTCCATCCTTGCCGCTCCTAACCCATCCTTGCCGCTCCTAACCGGCAGAGGGCGTAACCCTCCATCCTTGCCGCTCCTAACCGGCAGAGGGCGTAACCCTCCATCCTTGCCGCTCCTAAACGGCAGAGGGCGTAACCCTCCATCCTTGCCGCTCCTAACCGGCAGAGGGCGTAAGCCTCCATCCTTGCCGCTCCTAACCGGCAGAGGGCGTAAGCCTCCATCCTTGCCGCTCCTAACCGGCAGAGGGCGTAACCCTCC
This window encodes:
- the LOC125718323 gene encoding guanine nucleotide-binding protein G(I)/G(S)/G(O) subunit gamma-13-like isoform X2 — translated: MDDMDLPQMKKEVESLKYQLAFKREKSSKTATDLVKWIENGVSEDPFLNPELMKNNPWVEKGKCTIL
- the LOC125718323 gene encoding guanine nucleotide-binding protein G(I)/G(S)/G(O) subunit gamma-13-like isoform X1; amino-acid sequence: MASAVMDDMDLPQMKKEVESLKYQLAFKREKSSKTATDLVKWIENGVSEDPFLNPELMKNNPWVEKGKCTIL